A stretch of the Phyllopteryx taeniolatus isolate TA_2022b chromosome 5, UOR_Ptae_1.2, whole genome shotgun sequence genome encodes the following:
- the si:dkey-103i16.6 gene encoding NAD-dependent protein deacetylase sirtuin-3 isoform X2 has translation MSRSKSNEDKRSSWPAVARLTRSCRSTGSKDSGPGQYGKQRKKQSHSALTQDLSQMSVSGQGGPTASEGKQLGQRQDGPSLAKSGGGLASVARRMKMGRCKNIVVVAGAGISTASGIPDFRTPGTGLYANLEAYNIPYPEAIFNVDFFSNDPQPFFSLAKVLYPGSHRPNYIHFFIRMLHHKGLLLRIYTQNIDGLEKLCGIPDDKLVEAHGSFATASCHLCYTPYPSEEAKRAIMSGDVPTCTFCAATVKPDVVFFGEDLPQKYFLHTKDFPKADLLVIMGTSLQIEPFASLVNTVRATVPRLLLNRHAVGPFQRIPLRRGDHVELGDLENTVRKFAEMLGWNDNIVELMKSQEQQCIPTVSGRSGTGGEESDSETDSKCSASSCLSN, from the exons ATGAGCAGGTCCAAGTCCAACGAGGATAAAAGATCCTCATGGCCTGCGGTCGCTCGACTAACACGCAGTTGCAGAAGTACCGGGTCTAAGGACTCTGGACCGGGCCAGTACGGGAAACAACGCAAGAAGCAGTCGCACTCTGCACTGACTCAGGACCTCAGTCAGATGAGCGTAAGCGGGCAGGGAGGCCCGACTGCCAg TGAAGGAAAGCAGTTAGGTCAACGTCAGGATGGCCCCTCTTTGGCCAAATCTGGTGGCGGCCTGGCCTCCGTGGCCCGCCGGATGAAGATGGGTCGCTGTAAGAACATTGTGGTGGTGGCAGGAGCCGGAATCAGCACCGCCAGCGGAATTCCCGACTTCAG AACTCCAGGAACGGGCCTTTACGCCAACTTGGAGGCATACAACATCCCCTACCCGGAAGCCATTTTCAACGTCGACTTCTTCTCCAACGACCCACAGCCTTTCTTCTCTCTGGCCAAGGTGCTCTATCCCGGCAGCCACAGACCCAACTACATCCACTTCTTCATCCGCATGCTGCACCACAAGGGCCTGCTGCTCCGCATCTACACGCAGAACATCGACGGCCTGGAGAAAT TGTGCGGCATCCCTGATGACAAACTGGTAGAAGCTCACGGCAGTTTTGCCACCGCTTCCTGTCACCTGTGCTACACGCCGTACCCCTCAGAGGAAGCAAAG CGCGCCATCATGAGCGGCGACGTCCCCACGTGCACATTCTGCGCCGCCACGGTCAAGCCCGACGTGGTTTTTTTTGGCGAGGACCTTCCTCAGAAGTACTTCCTCCACACCAAAGACTTCCCCAAAGCTGACCTGCTGGTCATCATGGGGACGTCGCTACAG ATCGAGCCTTTTGCCAGCCTGGTGAACACAGTACGCGCCACGGTGCCGCGTCTCCTCCTCAACCGGCACGCCGTGGGCCCGTTCCAGAGGATCCCGCTGCGCAGGGGGGACCATGTGGAACTGGGCGACCTGGAAAACACGGTGCGGAAGTTTGCAGAGATGCTGGGCTGGAACGACAACATTGTGGAGCTGATGAAGAGTCAAGAACAACAG TGTATCCCGACGGTCAGTGGCAGAAGCGGAACTGGTGGCGAGGAGTCGGACTCTGAGACGGACAGCAAGTGCTCGGCGTCATCCTGCCTGAGCAACTGA
- the si:dkey-103i16.6 gene encoding NAD-dependent protein deacetylase sirtuin-3 isoform X1 has protein sequence MSRSKSNEDKRSSWPAVARLTRSCRSTGSKDSGPGQYGKQRKKQSHSALTQDLSQMSVSGQGGPTASEGKQLGQRQDGPSLAKSGGGLASVARRMKMGRCKNIVVVAGAGISTASGIPDFRTPGTGLYANLEAYNIPYPEAIFNVDFFSNDPQPFFSLAKVLYPGSHRPNYIHFFIRMLHHKGLLLRIYTQNIDGLEKLCGIPDDKLVEAHGSFATASCHLCYTPYPSEEAKRAIMSGDVPTCTFCAATVKPDVVFFGEDLPQKYFLHTKDFPKADLLVIMGTSLQIEPFASLVNTVRATVPRLLLNRHAVGPFQRIPLRRGDHVELGDLENTVRKFAEMLGWNDNIVELMKSQEQQQCIPTVSGRSGTGGEESDSETDSKCSASSCLSN, from the exons ATGAGCAGGTCCAAGTCCAACGAGGATAAAAGATCCTCATGGCCTGCGGTCGCTCGACTAACACGCAGTTGCAGAAGTACCGGGTCTAAGGACTCTGGACCGGGCCAGTACGGGAAACAACGCAAGAAGCAGTCGCACTCTGCACTGACTCAGGACCTCAGTCAGATGAGCGTAAGCGGGCAGGGAGGCCCGACTGCCAg TGAAGGAAAGCAGTTAGGTCAACGTCAGGATGGCCCCTCTTTGGCCAAATCTGGTGGCGGCCTGGCCTCCGTGGCCCGCCGGATGAAGATGGGTCGCTGTAAGAACATTGTGGTGGTGGCAGGAGCCGGAATCAGCACCGCCAGCGGAATTCCCGACTTCAG AACTCCAGGAACGGGCCTTTACGCCAACTTGGAGGCATACAACATCCCCTACCCGGAAGCCATTTTCAACGTCGACTTCTTCTCCAACGACCCACAGCCTTTCTTCTCTCTGGCCAAGGTGCTCTATCCCGGCAGCCACAGACCCAACTACATCCACTTCTTCATCCGCATGCTGCACCACAAGGGCCTGCTGCTCCGCATCTACACGCAGAACATCGACGGCCTGGAGAAAT TGTGCGGCATCCCTGATGACAAACTGGTAGAAGCTCACGGCAGTTTTGCCACCGCTTCCTGTCACCTGTGCTACACGCCGTACCCCTCAGAGGAAGCAAAG CGCGCCATCATGAGCGGCGACGTCCCCACGTGCACATTCTGCGCCGCCACGGTCAAGCCCGACGTGGTTTTTTTTGGCGAGGACCTTCCTCAGAAGTACTTCCTCCACACCAAAGACTTCCCCAAAGCTGACCTGCTGGTCATCATGGGGACGTCGCTACAG ATCGAGCCTTTTGCCAGCCTGGTGAACACAGTACGCGCCACGGTGCCGCGTCTCCTCCTCAACCGGCACGCCGTGGGCCCGTTCCAGAGGATCCCGCTGCGCAGGGGGGACCATGTGGAACTGGGCGACCTGGAAAACACGGTGCGGAAGTTTGCAGAGATGCTGGGCTGGAACGACAACATTGTGGAGCTGATGAAGAGTCAAGAACAACAG CAGTGTATCCCGACGGTCAGTGGCAGAAGCGGAACTGGTGGCGAGGAGTCGGACTCTGAGACGGACAGCAAGTGCTCGGCGTCATCCTGCCTGAGCAACTGA